The following coding sequences lie in one Peribacillus frigoritolerans genomic window:
- a CDS encoding LCP family glycopolymer transferase, whose translation MRSEHKKKKKKRKTFKIIGFTLLILFIGAGVYGASVYQSLAGAISTMQGTAHKTDKRVEDIKFKSKDPFSLLILGVDERENDSGRSDTMIVMTVNPKKESIELLSLPRDTRTEIIGKGINDKMNHAYAYGGVAMSINTVEAYLDIPIDYYVKMNMEGFQDIVNAVGGVTVDNDMDLAYKGYTFNKGTIDLNGKEALIYSRIRKEDPRGDYGRQMRQRQVIQAVMKKGSSLSTLTNYDDIFEALGKNVETNLSFNEMLSIQNNYKSSLKNIEQYTLEGDNQRVDGVWYNIVPEDTKLEAQNRVKTHLGL comes from the coding sequence ATGAGATCCGAACATAAAAAAAAGAAAAAGAAACGCAAAACGTTTAAAATAATCGGCTTTACCCTTCTTATCCTTTTCATTGGCGCAGGTGTTTATGGCGCTTCAGTTTATCAATCATTAGCTGGTGCGATTAGCACTATGCAGGGTACAGCCCATAAAACGGATAAACGGGTAGAGGACATCAAGTTCAAAAGCAAAGATCCATTTTCATTGCTGATTCTTGGTGTGGATGAAAGGGAAAATGACTCAGGTCGATCAGATACGATGATTGTCATGACGGTTAATCCTAAAAAAGAATCGATCGAGTTATTGAGTTTACCGAGGGATACGCGTACAGAGATCATCGGTAAAGGTATAAATGATAAAATGAACCATGCCTATGCATATGGCGGAGTTGCCATGTCGATAAATACAGTGGAAGCCTATTTGGATATTCCGATTGATTATTACGTTAAAATGAATATGGAAGGCTTTCAGGATATTGTGAATGCTGTTGGTGGCGTTACAGTCGATAATGATATGGACCTTGCCTATAAAGGATATACTTTCAATAAAGGCACAATAGACTTAAATGGTAAAGAGGCCTTGATTTATTCCCGAATCCGTAAGGAAGATCCCCGTGGGGATTATGGTCGGCAAATGCGGCAACGCCAGGTTATCCAAGCTGTCATGAAAAAAGGGTCAAGCCTATCGACACTTACCAATTATGACGATATATTCGAAGCTCTAGGTAAAAACGTGGAAACCAATTTAAGTTTCAATGAAATGTTGAGCATCCAAAATAACTACAAATCATCCCTCAAAAATATTGAACAATATACACTTGAAGGTGACAATCAACGGGTAGATGGCGTTTGGTACAACATCGTTCCTGAAGATACAAAGCTTGAAGCCCAAAATCGGGTGAAAACGCATTTAGGATTATAA
- a CDS encoding LTA synthase family protein, which produces MKNNRKQRLKERLFELLSFSIVAILFIYTNDRMGNGLSIGIITIIIGVAGFIVYLKEWISNRIVKGIIFSVFLLSIMVFFLGDIWFYRYYSTPITSYMWMQKSNLNGLGESIFSMMEMKDAIFLLVGIPIAESFVKKKYPLKHMALVPAIIFLMIAGLKPVKNIFIDKVDITRRYEANTFLRNWGPIGHHALDTYAYFTDSGRHGMSLQEKKAVSDYFNKKKRTENGHSGSLEGKNLIIIQVESLQAFPLFQSSAGQEVTPFMNELAKGGLYFPHVYPQTVFGNSSDGELIVNTGLFPLKQGATFFRFPYNDFPGLAKELKKSDYQSFAFHGDEEDFWNRQHAYPSLGFDDYLSIEDMSQDEMISMGLGDRSFFKQSYDFLKDKQNPYYAFFVTLTSHVPFSLPKEQITLKPEAGKENSYLTKYFEAIHYTDSAIGDFVKRLKDDGKLKDSVIVIYGDHDGLFLKDKHEVEAYYGSKISDEEWIEKYMPIPVIIYQEDMEGRTIDKVAGQIDILPTLYDLFNIKSSSYFGESMLDGEDGDALILKGDYGSQMKINGEGKVGEFSPEDQKEIDLSDQVLRSDYFKQMKEEKKEDD; this is translated from the coding sequence ATGAAGAATAACCGTAAACAACGCTTGAAGGAGAGGCTATTTGAGTTATTGTCATTCTCAATCGTGGCCATACTTTTCATTTATACGAATGATAGGATGGGTAACGGTCTTTCTATTGGGATAATTACGATAATCATCGGTGTTGCCGGTTTTATTGTTTATCTGAAGGAATGGATATCGAATCGAATCGTAAAAGGCATCATTTTTTCAGTTTTCCTTCTTTCGATCATGGTCTTTTTCCTTGGGGACATCTGGTTTTACCGTTATTATTCGACACCTATAACATCCTATATGTGGATGCAAAAAAGCAACCTGAATGGGCTTGGTGAAAGTATATTCAGTATGATGGAAATGAAGGATGCAATCTTTCTTCTGGTAGGCATTCCAATTGCTGAGTCATTTGTGAAGAAAAAATACCCCCTCAAGCATATGGCGCTTGTACCGGCCATAATATTCCTGATGATAGCAGGATTGAAGCCGGTCAAGAACATTTTTATCGACAAAGTAGATATAACCAGGCGCTATGAGGCGAATACCTTCTTGCGAAACTGGGGCCCGATCGGTCATCACGCATTGGATACGTATGCCTACTTTACTGACTCGGGAAGGCATGGAATGTCTTTGCAAGAAAAGAAGGCCGTTTCTGATTACTTCAATAAAAAGAAAAGAACGGAAAATGGGCATTCAGGCTCCTTGGAGGGGAAGAATCTTATCATCATTCAGGTGGAATCTTTACAGGCGTTTCCGCTATTTCAAAGCAGTGCCGGGCAGGAGGTCACGCCATTCATGAATGAACTGGCGAAAGGGGGGCTGTACTTTCCCCATGTTTATCCACAGACGGTATTTGGGAATTCATCTGACGGAGAGCTTATCGTGAATACCGGATTATTTCCTTTAAAGCAGGGTGCGACCTTTTTTCGATTCCCATATAATGATTTTCCGGGTCTTGCTAAGGAATTAAAAAAGTCGGATTATCAAAGTTTTGCTTTCCACGGAGATGAAGAAGACTTTTGGAATAGGCAGCATGCATATCCCTCGCTAGGGTTTGATGACTATCTTTCCATAGAGGATATGTCGCAAGATGAGATGATTTCGATGGGATTGGGAGACCGCAGTTTCTTCAAGCAAAGCTATGATTTCTTAAAAGATAAACAAAATCCCTATTACGCTTTTTTCGTTACATTGACCAGCCATGTACCTTTTTCGCTGCCAAAGGAACAGATAACATTGAAGCCTGAAGCTGGAAAAGAGAACAGTTACCTGACTAAATATTTTGAAGCCATTCATTATACAGATTCAGCCATCGGGGATTTCGTAAAGAGGTTGAAGGATGACGGGAAATTGAAAGACAGCGTGATTGTCATATACGGAGATCATGATGGGCTATTTTTAAAAGATAAACACGAGGTTGAAGCGTATTACGGTAGTAAAATTAGCGATGAAGAGTGGATTGAAAAATATATGCCCATTCCCGTGATCATTTATCAGGAGGATATGGAAGGGAGAACGATTGATAAGGTAGCGGGCCAAATCGATATTTTACCAACTCTATATGATCTGTTCAATATTAAGAGTTCTTCATACTTTGGAGAGAGCATGCTGGATGGCGAAGATGGCGATGCTTTGATATTAAAAGGGGATTATGGTTCTCAAATGAAAATAAATGGGGAAGGAAAGGTCGGAGAATTTTCACCAGAAGACCAAAAGGAGATTGATCTGAGTGATCAAGTGTTGCGCTCTGATTACTTTAAACAAATGAAGGAAGAGAAAAAAGAGGATGACTGA
- a CDS encoding SLAP domain-containing protein gives MSLLGKKDNTQKLSDQDDTVHTALMFHKGWEISKQEEYVYKFHHQRLPALKPNQISLSGIKLTRVEDDVIIEAFLRNSIEKAVSFDIVDLLLVDGDGKFLAKKAFDLSELGELPALSSMPWRFLFEEGDMLAESITDKGWKIAFEWKRK, from the coding sequence ATGAGTTTATTGGGAAAAAAGGATAATACACAAAAGTTATCAGATCAGGATGACACCGTTCATACTGCCCTGATGTTTCACAAGGGGTGGGAAATTTCCAAGCAAGAAGAATATGTATATAAATTCCACCATCAAAGGCTTCCTGCATTAAAACCGAACCAAATTTCATTATCCGGCATCAAGCTGACTAGGGTGGAAGATGATGTAATCATAGAGGCTTTTCTACGAAATTCAATAGAGAAAGCTGTCAGTTTTGATATCGTGGATTTACTGTTAGTTGATGGAGATGGAAAATTCCTCGCAAAGAAGGCATTCGATCTTTCAGAGCTTGGTGAACTTCCAGCACTTTCAAGCATGCCATGGCGTTTCTTATTCGAGGAAGGGGATATGTTGGCGGAATCGATTACTGATAAAGGTTGGAAGATTGCTTTTGAATGGAAGAGAAAGTAG
- the secA gene encoding preprotein translocase subunit SecA, which translates to MLSSMKKFFKEGSKDLKRIYKLVEEVNRLEGKYERYSDLELSGMKDRFKSVLDAGVNILDIQSEAFAVVREASKRVLNLRHHDVQLAGGFVLSEGGIAQMNTGEGKTLVSTLPSYLHALYGNGVHIITANEYLARRDKELMGQILEYLGLTVDLNISQMGPSAKRDAYAADITYGTATEFGFDYLRDNMVYRREDKVQRGHRFAIVDEIDSILIDEARTPLIIAGRASDGTELHQITAQIMKSFVENEDYEIYIDSKSAFFTDQGASKIEAAFGIDNLYGIEHQELLHNVTQALKAHAIMKLDVDYIVIDEKIAIIDKFTGRVMEGRSFSEGLHQAIEAKEGLEISEENETQAMITVQNYFRLYHSMSGMTGSAMPSKSEFREIYQLPVIEIPTNEPIIRVDEVDLIYKDETSKINKIVSEVKRIHGGGRPILIGTTSIEQSEKISVQLEKGKIKHQILNAKTEEDEAEIIANAGQKNQVMLATNMAGRGTDIILGDDVKELGGLHIIGTERHESRRIDMQLRGRSGRQGDPGSTQFIISLEDDLFDYYDEEEIGRYIKKIKIDENGLVLSPAPDKFVKMVQETVEQMHQSSRYHLLKLEHALNEQSKIIYAMRDRILDMEPGRVSAILLEYIEKYITRLTVKYSPEDKMEPGSSAFIEELSPVFQSLGWQASDLQDLVGKIEGMALDALGEFESRLVIFQNDAEWGNQLRAFMLQHIDTNWMNHLDQMNSVKEGVGLSGYGQQDPYTLFEKAALSQFNLLLSKIESEISIRFMEYMKSNQEDEAALEGEER; encoded by the coding sequence ATGCTATCCAGTATGAAAAAGTTCTTCAAAGAAGGTTCTAAAGACTTGAAGAGAATTTATAAGTTGGTAGAAGAAGTGAATCGGCTAGAGGGTAAATATGAAAGATATTCAGATCTGGAATTAAGCGGAATGAAGGATAGATTTAAAAGCGTATTGGATGCTGGTGTTAATATATTGGATATACAATCCGAAGCTTTTGCGGTCGTGAGGGAGGCTTCCAAGCGAGTATTGAATCTTAGGCACCATGATGTTCAGCTTGCAGGCGGTTTTGTCCTGAGTGAAGGGGGCATTGCACAAATGAATACGGGCGAGGGGAAGACGCTTGTCTCCACTTTGCCTAGCTATTTACATGCACTGTACGGTAATGGTGTGCATATTATTACGGCCAATGAATATTTGGCCAGACGTGATAAAGAATTGATGGGACAAATTCTAGAATATCTAGGTTTGACGGTTGATTTGAACATTTCCCAAATGGGGCCTTCCGCGAAACGTGATGCGTATGCGGCGGATATCACGTATGGGACGGCAACAGAGTTCGGTTTTGATTATTTGCGTGATAATATGGTCTACCGAAGAGAAGACAAGGTTCAAAGAGGACACCGATTTGCCATTGTCGATGAGATTGACAGCATCCTGATTGATGAAGCGAGGACACCATTAATCATTGCGGGCAGGGCAAGTGACGGAACCGAGCTTCACCAGATCACGGCACAAATCATGAAGTCATTTGTAGAAAATGAGGATTACGAGATTTACATCGATTCAAAGTCCGCCTTTTTCACGGATCAAGGGGCTTCCAAGATTGAAGCGGCCTTTGGTATCGACAATCTATATGGAATCGAGCATCAAGAGCTATTACATAATGTTACACAGGCGCTAAAAGCCCATGCAATCATGAAATTGGATGTCGACTACATTGTCATCGATGAAAAGATTGCAATCATCGATAAATTCACAGGCAGGGTGATGGAAGGGCGAAGCTTCAGTGAGGGGCTTCATCAAGCGATTGAGGCAAAAGAGGGCTTGGAGATTTCCGAAGAGAATGAAACACAGGCTATGATTACCGTCCAAAATTATTTTCGATTATATCATTCAATGTCTGGGATGACAGGCAGTGCCATGCCATCAAAGTCTGAATTCCGGGAAATATATCAGCTCCCCGTCATTGAAATTCCAACTAATGAGCCTATTATTCGAGTTGATGAGGTAGATTTGATTTATAAAGATGAAACAAGCAAAATCAATAAAATCGTCTCGGAAGTAAAACGGATTCATGGTGGAGGCAGACCCATACTGATCGGAACGACCTCCATTGAGCAATCTGAAAAAATTTCGGTTCAACTAGAGAAGGGGAAAATTAAACATCAAATCCTAAATGCGAAGACGGAAGAGGATGAAGCGGAAATCATCGCGAATGCCGGGCAAAAAAATCAAGTGATGCTGGCTACGAACATGGCTGGGCGAGGAACGGATATAATACTTGGAGATGATGTCAAGGAATTGGGCGGCCTTCATATTATCGGTACGGAGCGACACGAGAGCCGTCGGATCGATATGCAGCTAAGAGGACGTTCCGGCCGGCAGGGTGATCCTGGTTCAACACAATTCATCATTTCTTTGGAAGATGACTTGTTTGATTACTATGATGAAGAAGAAATCGGACGTTATATCAAGAAAATCAAAATAGATGAAAATGGATTGGTGCTGAGCCCTGCACCCGATAAATTCGTTAAAATGGTTCAGGAAACGGTAGAGCAAATGCATCAATCAAGCCGTTACCATTTATTGAAGTTAGAGCATGCATTAAATGAGCAGAGTAAAATCATCTATGCAATGAGAGATCGGATTCTTGATATGGAGCCTGGACGGGTGTCGGCCATTTTACTTGAATATATCGAAAAATACATTACTCGGCTTACAGTGAAATATTCCCCTGAAGATAAGATGGAACCTGGTTCCTCTGCCTTTATTGAAGAGCTTTCCCCTGTTTTCCAGTCGTTGGGATGGCAGGCAAGTGATTTGCAGGATTTAGTAGGCAAAATAGAAGGAATGGCGTTGGATGCTTTAGGTGAATTTGAATCGAGACTGGTGATCTTTCAGAACGATGCAGAATGGGGAAACCAGTTGCGCGCTTTCATGCTTCAGCATATCGATACAAATTGGATGAACCACCTGGATCAAATGAACAGTGTGAAGGAAGGCGTTGGTTTAAGCGGATATGGTCAGCAGGACCCATATACGTTGTTTGAAAAAGCAGCTCTCAGTCAATTTAACCTTCTATTAAGTAAAATTGAGTCGGAGATAAGCATCCGTTTTATGGAGTATATGAAAAGCAATCAGGAAGATGAAGCTGCTTTGGAGGGTGAGGAACGATGA
- a CDS encoding alkaline phosphatase: MNKTSRHKPHRFGLFVLIICFIYMSSPIQAETKNTPKNVILLIGDGMGLGAIEIARQFEYGKTGVLHLEKLEHVALMRTYSASNYVTDSAAGGSAIATGVKTNNESIGVDANGSEVDSVLDAFQNNGKKVGIISTNMVVDATPAAFGASVPNRWTGGANIARQLFDNRIDVILGGGASYFEADKQNGEDLIGKFKQAGYGITTTKEELSSINKPEKLLGLFHPTYMNFKLDKEVLHSQEPSLTEMTSKALDILSRGDKGFFLMAEGARIDHMEHAADITGIWKETIEFDQTVKKVVNWAKNRNDTLIVVLADHETMGTSASETMDITALKKIRVSSEYMSKQLTFNKNNEINPESVVSTFKKYANISLTEQEVDQFIDNVRKNKTLVYPQHQIDWEIGSTIARHYKAGVADRSIRAASSTGGHTANMIPVFASGPGSEAFDGVIENTDISKIITKAAGVPFTPGQHKTTEE, translated from the coding sequence ATGAATAAGACATCCAGACATAAACCGCATCGCTTTGGATTATTCGTTCTTATAATTTGTTTTATTTACATGAGCTCCCCTATTCAAGCAGAAACAAAAAACACCCCAAAGAATGTCATATTGCTGATTGGCGACGGCATGGGGTTAGGGGCGATAGAAATTGCCCGGCAATTTGAATATGGAAAGACAGGTGTACTGCATTTGGAAAAACTGGAGCATGTTGCCCTGATGCGCACGTATTCCGCCAGTAATTACGTCACTGACTCGGCAGCAGGAGGATCTGCGATTGCCACTGGTGTAAAAACGAACAATGAATCAATCGGTGTCGATGCCAATGGTTCCGAGGTCGATAGTGTATTGGATGCCTTTCAGAACAATGGAAAAAAAGTCGGGATCATCTCAACCAATATGGTAGTCGATGCCACGCCCGCTGCCTTTGGTGCAAGTGTTCCTAACCGCTGGACAGGTGGCGCAAATATCGCAAGGCAGCTCTTTGATAACCGGATCGACGTCATCCTCGGCGGAGGTGCCAGCTATTTTGAGGCGGATAAGCAGAATGGCGAGGATTTAATCGGTAAATTTAAACAAGCTGGCTATGGGATTACGACGACTAAAGAAGAACTTAGTTCCATAAATAAACCGGAAAAACTTTTAGGATTATTTCACCCTACCTATATGAATTTTAAACTGGATAAAGAAGTATTACATTCTCAAGAGCCATCTCTAACCGAAATGACATCCAAAGCGTTGGATATTTTATCACGGGGTGATAAGGGATTTTTCTTGATGGCCGAAGGTGCGCGTATTGACCATATGGAGCATGCAGCCGATATCACTGGAATATGGAAAGAAACGATTGAATTTGACCAAACCGTGAAAAAGGTTGTCAATTGGGCAAAAAATCGTAATGATACCTTGATTGTTGTCCTTGCAGACCACGAAACAATGGGGACATCCGCTTCTGAAACAATGGATATCACTGCATTGAAAAAAATCAGGGTTTCATCTGAATATATGTCAAAACAACTCACATTCAATAAAAATAATGAAATCAATCCAGAAAGTGTCGTTTCCACATTCAAGAAGTATGCAAATATATCCCTTACTGAACAGGAAGTCGATCAATTCATCGATAACGTAAGAAAAAATAAAACGCTTGTCTATCCACAGCATCAAATAGATTGGGAAATCGGAAGCACCATCGCCAGGCATTATAAGGCGGGTGTAGCTGATCGAAGCATACGTGCGGCCAGTTCCACAGGAGGACACACAGCCAATATGATTCCCGTTTTCGCTTCGGGTCCAGGCAGTGAAGCCTTTGATGGAGTCATTGAAAATACGGATATTTCGAAAATCATCACAAAAGCCGCCGGTGTTCCGTTCACACCCGGGCAGCATAAAACAACAGAGGAATGA
- a CDS encoding SpoIID/LytB domain-containing protein: MRSLKYLFIAFFIIFFAFPSHEATAAEENTTMEVKLKNYLGNRTSVKITATGDYRNSMGEIFIKAGESLTLKAESAKLAVYKGSKKTGSYASFKVMPVKPDASLSINGRPYQGSFSFTAEDGYIRPINAVYIEDYLKGVVPLEMPALWHAEALKAQAIAARTYALRHQSTIIDDTVSYQVYGGAAGHYRTDSAIEQTKGMVIKHDGEIIEAFFSSSNGGMTELNSNVWSRGNPLAYLSIKKDLYDSKTNWAITLDKQQIDLSKMDLSKPEEWWTSVEEKDKKVVPKLKAWLKNNGYAKKDIKITEIPLLTFTDDKTGGRVTKGSIQLNFYVRDLVDDRGNLLQQTVKLTNVAASKIRGMVGQEVMKSYLVDHSSSDPSKIAIEGSGYGHGVGLSQFGAKNRAEAGHSYQDILGFYYPDTIIEKEYGPSAGSKKDIVVKEEPNSVNMKAKADHLNDDVGIRYTLKEDAVITLTIKDSKGKSIATPVRDQTMKKGTHSAIWNTKAVSNGTYEAELSAMDRGGNEGLETMAIKISRDTSAPKITDINTSGDYSTEKANITYTINENANVTVEIKNSKGKVVGILNERQFNKGSQSASWDFKNISNGIFTVKISAKDESDNQKTISTKISIRKTTGIVTASKLSIKESRNASSETIGNLYRDQAVTILAQQDEWYKVKKGSQIGYVLKKYIKK; this comes from the coding sequence ATGAGAAGTTTAAAGTATTTGTTTATCGCTTTCTTTATCATTTTTTTTGCATTTCCTTCTCATGAAGCAACGGCAGCGGAAGAGAATACAACGATGGAAGTGAAACTGAAGAATTATTTGGGGAATAGAACCAGTGTTAAAATAACGGCAACCGGGGACTACCGTAATTCAATGGGAGAGATATTCATCAAGGCGGGTGAAAGTCTGACTTTGAAAGCGGAGTCGGCTAAACTTGCCGTTTACAAAGGCTCTAAGAAAACGGGTTCTTATGCTTCCTTTAAGGTAATGCCAGTAAAACCTGATGCTTCATTGTCCATAAACGGCCGTCCGTATCAAGGCTCATTTTCATTTACAGCGGAGGACGGTTACATCCGGCCAATCAATGCTGTTTACATTGAAGATTATCTAAAGGGCGTTGTCCCGCTGGAGATGCCCGCACTTTGGCATGCCGAAGCCTTAAAAGCACAGGCGATTGCCGCTCGGACGTATGCACTTCGCCATCAATCGACAATCATTGATGATACGGTTTCTTACCAAGTATATGGCGGGGCTGCCGGTCACTATCGAACTGATTCAGCCATTGAACAGACAAAGGGCATGGTAATCAAACATGATGGCGAAATAATCGAAGCGTTCTTTTCATCAAGCAATGGAGGAATGACCGAATTGAATTCAAATGTTTGGTCAAGAGGCAACCCTCTTGCATATCTATCTATAAAAAAAGATTTATATGATTCGAAAACCAATTGGGCGATAACGCTGGACAAGCAGCAAATCGACCTGTCAAAAATGGATTTATCTAAACCTGAAGAATGGTGGACAAGTGTAGAGGAAAAAGATAAAAAGGTTGTGCCGAAGCTGAAGGCTTGGCTGAAGAATAATGGATATGCGAAGAAAGATATTAAAATAACGGAGATTCCCTTGTTAACTTTTACAGATGATAAAACGGGTGGCCGTGTTACGAAAGGCTCCATCCAACTGAATTTCTATGTAAGGGATCTCGTAGATGACAGGGGAAACCTTTTGCAGCAAACGGTTAAGCTTACTAATGTAGCGGCTTCCAAAATCAGGGGCATGGTGGGGCAAGAGGTGATGAAAAGCTATTTGGTTGACCATTCATCTTCCGATCCTTCCAAAATTGCAATCGAAGGATCAGGATATGGGCATGGGGTCGGACTAAGTCAGTTTGGAGCGAAAAACAGAGCGGAAGCAGGACACTCATATCAAGATATTTTGGGTTTTTATTATCCTGACACAATTATAGAAAAGGAATATGGACCAAGTGCCGGATCTAAAAAGGATATTGTTGTAAAGGAGGAGCCGAATTCAGTAAACATGAAAGCGAAGGCGGATCATTTAAATGATGATGTTGGAATCAGATACACCCTAAAAGAAGATGCTGTGATAACTCTCACGATTAAAGATAGTAAAGGTAAATCTATAGCTACCCCAGTCCGTGATCAAACAATGAAAAAGGGTACCCATTCAGCAATCTGGAACACAAAAGCGGTGAGTAACGGGACATATGAAGCAGAATTATCAGCAATGGACCGAGGCGGGAATGAAGGTTTGGAAACAATGGCGATAAAAATCAGTAGAGATACGTCGGCACCTAAAATCACCGATATCAATACATCGGGTGATTACAGTACCGAGAAAGCGAACATAACGTATACAATTAATGAAAACGCTAATGTAACGGTGGAAATCAAGAACAGTAAAGGTAAGGTTGTCGGCATCCTTAATGAAAGGCAGTTCAATAAAGGCAGTCAATCGGCATCCTGGGATTTCAAAAATATCTCCAACGGGATATTTACGGTAAAAATCTCCGCTAAGGATGAGAGTGACAATCAGAAAACCATTTCAACGAAAATCTCGATTAGGAAGACGACGGGAATAGTGACAGCAAGCAAATTATCTATTAAAGAAAGTAGAAATGCATCTTCTGAAACGATTGGCAATCTATACAGGGACCAAGCTGTAACGATACTGGCTCAACAAGATGAATGGTATAAAGTGAAAAAGGGAAGCCAAATTGGGTATGTATTAAAAAAATACATAAAAAAGTGA